A window from Myripristis murdjan chromosome 11, fMyrMur1.1, whole genome shotgun sequence encodes these proteins:
- the edn1 gene encoding endothelin-1, which yields MDLHFLLSMLSVMYSGILHTVLSAPAGETPAAPAATPGRHVRTKRCSCATFLDKECVYFCHLDIIWVNTPERVVSYGLGNAPRMRRAVADSMATDSGLRCKCLRENDQTCTSFCHVEKPLRYKTSPDKVILSAEGDDCAEAQCKHRLAAKAGWIKRMKNGRKRPLSPSALRAVLKTHLLLEKWRVRQRHRTRAWEGESTAS from the exons atggatttacaCTTTTTGCTTTCCATGTTGTCAGTGATGTATTCTGGGATTTTGCACACAG TCCTATCAGCACCAGCTGGCGAGACACCCGCTGCCCCCGCTGCCACCCCGGGGCGCCATGTGAGGACCAAGCGCTGCTCCTGCGCTACGTTCCTGGACAAGGAGTGTGTCTACTTCTGCCACCTGGACATCATCTGGGTCAACACACCTGA ACGCGTGGTCTCTTACGGACTGGGAAACGCGCCGAGGATGAGGCGCGCGGTCGCCGACTCCATGGCAACCGACTCGGGGCTTCGCTGCAAGTGCCTCCGTGAAAACGACCAAACCTGCACCAGCTTCTGCCATGTGGAAAAGCCCCTCAG ATATAAGACTTCGCCAGACAAGGTGATCCTCTCTGCCGAGGGCGATGATTGTGCTGAGGCGCAGTGCAAACACAGGCTGGCAGCCAAGGCGGGCTGGATTAAAAG gATGAAGAATGGCAGGAAGAGACCGCTGTCGCCTTCAGCGCTCAGGGCTGTGCTGAAAACACATCTGCTGCTGGAGAAGTGGAGGGTGAGACAGCGCCACAGGACAAGAGCCTGGGAGGGGGAGAGCACAGCTTCCTAG